A single genomic interval of Bacillus sp. es.036 harbors:
- a CDS encoding protein phosphatase 2C domain-containing protein — translation MDRNRAGVIIIQNDQIALIERNRNDETYYVIPGGGMEESETPQQAAKREALEELGVDVRVKAFYTSFQFNGEHFYYTAEILSGEFGNGTGSEYRYSSHKRGTYKAVWVPVSELNGLRIYPEEVISVLVSERSLKLTEANSKIGKSYQLSWVGSMYPYLDEPTCTEVGNVSVGRFGGNTSAGQNKNEDGCLVWTGVDWEFAVLLDAHKSASSAALILDEVERYHSMLTNILIKKTQEAVSELPKAVVGLFQNATFKQKCREVEGETACLIVVRKNKYLWWFSVGDCLLLLIHPELEALGESVQNHRSFYEWIGEVNTFDTIVPCYSTGTKELRKGDNLIFLTTDGLLECPHTNFHFPDQIVARMKGKCVKKDVQQLLKEIEGKGVRDSTTIVAWKINIVENGVMPSDL, via the coding sequence ATGGACCGAAACAGAGCGGGCGTGATCATTATTCAAAATGATCAAATCGCTTTAATAGAGCGAAATCGAAATGATGAAACGTATTATGTTATTCCAGGTGGTGGAATGGAAGAAAGTGAAACACCCCAACAAGCTGCCAAAAGAGAAGCCCTTGAAGAACTAGGAGTAGACGTACGTGTAAAAGCGTTCTATACTTCTTTTCAATTTAATGGAGAACATTTTTACTATACAGCCGAAATCCTTAGTGGTGAATTTGGAAACGGAACCGGTAGCGAGTATCGGTATTCTTCTCATAAACGAGGCACGTATAAAGCGGTTTGGGTACCAGTTTCTGAACTAAACGGATTACGTATCTACCCTGAAGAAGTCATTTCAGTATTGGTGTCTGAGAGGAGTCTTAAACTTACTGAAGCTAATTCTAAGATAGGAAAAAGTTATCAATTAAGCTGGGTAGGGAGTATGTATCCTTATTTAGATGAACCAACCTGTACTGAAGTTGGGAACGTCTCGGTCGGTCGTTTCGGAGGGAACACTTCAGCAGGACAGAATAAGAATGAAGATGGTTGTCTCGTCTGGACTGGAGTAGATTGGGAATTTGCAGTCCTATTAGATGCACATAAATCGGCGAGTAGTGCAGCGCTTATTTTAGATGAAGTTGAGCGATATCACTCGATGCTTACGAACATTCTTATAAAAAAGACGCAAGAAGCAGTGAGTGAATTGCCGAAAGCTGTAGTTGGCCTTTTTCAAAACGCAACATTTAAACAAAAGTGCCGGGAAGTGGAAGGGGAGACGGCCTGTTTAATTGTCGTTCGAAAAAATAAGTATCTATGGTGGTTCTCCGTTGGTGATTGTTTATTGCTTTTGATTCATCCAGAGCTGGAAGCGCTTGGAGAGTCGGTGCAAAATCATCGAAGTTTCTACGAGTGGATCGGGGAAGTGAACACATTTGATACGATTGTCCCATGCTATAGCACAGGCACAAAAGAATTAAGAAAAGGTGATAACCTCATCTTCTTAACGACGGATGGATTACTTGAGTGTCCTCATACTAATTTTCATTTTCCAGATCAAATCGTGGCGCGAATGAAAGGGAAGTGTGTTAAAAAAGATGTCCAACAGTTATTGAAAGAAATAGAGGGTAAGGGTGTAAGAGATAGCACAACCATAGTTGCATGGAAGATTAACATAGTAGAAAATGGCGTAATGCCTAGTGACTTATAA
- a CDS encoding PadR family transcriptional regulator produces MDNKILRKLFLGFIQIHILHHAKEEAIYGSWMLEELREHGYEMSSGTLYPILHNMENDGLLSKEENNVNGKIRKYYRTTDKGDRILLEAQSKAYELFKEIKD; encoded by the coding sequence TTGGATAATAAAATACTAAGGAAACTTTTTCTAGGCTTTATTCAAATTCATATTCTTCACCATGCTAAGGAAGAAGCGATCTACGGCTCATGGATGCTAGAAGAACTTCGTGAACACGGATATGAAATGAGCTCAGGTACCTTATATCCCATCCTTCACAATATGGAGAATGATGGTTTACTTTCGAAAGAAGAAAACAACGTAAATGGAAAGATACGAAAATATTACCGTACCACCGATAAAGGCGATCGAATATTGTTAGAAGCACAATCTAAAGCATACGAACTATTTAAAGAAATCAAAGACTAA
- a CDS encoding aldo/keto reductase, producing the protein MAKVQIGKSGLQANPIGLGTNAVGGHNIYPNLNEETGKDLVRAAIDNGINLLDTAYIYGPERSEELVGEVIKERGSRDDIVLATKGAHEFKGEEVVYNNSPSFLKQSVENSLKRLQTDYIDLFYIHFPDEHTNKAEAVGALKELKDQGKIKSIGVSNFDLEQLKEANKDGYVDVLQSHYNLFHRDAEEDLLPYTAEQGISFIPYFPLASGLLAGKYDENTTFDDIRSKDPLFQGEAFKANLKKVDQVRNIANAKGVEVTHLILAWYLTRDSIDVLIPGAKRQEQVVDNLKTLDVKLTSEEIQRIDQIFK; encoded by the coding sequence GTGGCAAAAGTACAAATTGGAAAATCTGGTTTACAGGCAAACCCAATCGGTTTAGGTACAAACGCCGTGGGTGGACATAATATTTATCCGAATTTAAATGAAGAAACAGGGAAAGATCTTGTAAGAGCAGCAATAGATAATGGTATTAATTTATTGGATACAGCTTATATATACGGACCTGAGCGCTCTGAAGAACTTGTTGGTGAAGTGATCAAAGAACGGGGAAGCCGAGACGATATCGTTCTGGCAACAAAAGGCGCTCATGAATTTAAAGGAGAAGAAGTTGTTTATAACAATTCACCTTCGTTCCTAAAACAATCGGTGGAGAACAGCTTAAAGCGACTTCAAACAGATTACATCGATCTATTCTATATTCATTTTCCAGATGAACATACGAACAAAGCTGAAGCAGTAGGTGCTCTTAAAGAATTGAAAGATCAAGGGAAAATTAAATCGATTGGTGTTTCTAATTTTGATTTAGAGCAGTTAAAAGAAGCAAACAAGGATGGCTATGTGGATGTGCTTCAAAGTCATTACAACTTGTTTCATCGTGATGCTGAGGAAGACCTTCTTCCTTATACTGCGGAACAGGGCATTTCCTTTATCCCATACTTCCCACTTGCTTCTGGACTTCTAGCAGGTAAATATGATGAGAACACGACGTTCGATGATATTCGCTCGAAGGATCCTCTTTTCCAGGGAGAAGCATTTAAAGCAAACCTAAAGAAAGTTGATCAGGTACGAAATATTGCGAACGCAAAAGGTGTTGAGGTTACACACCTTATCCTTGCGTGGTATTTAACGCGTGATAGCATTGATGTGCTTATCCCAGGGGCTAAGCGTCAAGAACAGGTTGTTGATAACTTGAAAACACTTGATGTGAAGTTAACAAGTGAAGAAATCCAGCGTATCGATCAGATTTTCAAGTAA
- a CDS encoding NUDIX domain-containing protein — translation MIKVKALGLLFREQEMLVEAYYGKHSKGSGSYYRPLGGNIEFGEHSKVTVVREYKEELGIEVDVNQYL, via the coding sequence ATGATAAAAGTAAAAGCACTTGGGCTCCTTTTTAGAGAACAAGAGATGTTAGTTGAAGCTTATTATGGAAAGCATTCAAAAGGATCTGGAAGTTATTATCGTCCACTTGGAGGGAATATAGAATTTGGAGAGCATTCTAAAGTAACAGTAGTAAGAGAATATAAAGAAGAGCTTGGAATTGAAGTGGACGTAAATCAGTACCTATGA
- the chrA gene encoding chromate efflux transporter codes for MPGKHSFKTFIEILLVSTRLGLTSFGGPVAHLAYFKDEYVDRRKWLDDKMYADIIALCQFLPGPASSQVGIAIGMMRGGMFGGFLSWFGFTVPSIIILVIFALLYQTFSLGDGTFIHSLKIVAAAVVLHAIIGLGKKLTPDRTRIGIALAAALIMLLYPSAWMQLLVIAGAGLIGLRFFNDKTETTVKPFPVSISKKVGISSLALLGTLLIVLPILNRLTDHALLNLFDTFFRVGALVFGGGHVVLPMIEREIVPQGLLSSDQFLAGYGMAQAVPGPLFTFASYLGTMLGGITGAIVVTIAIFLPSFLLITAALPFLNELRKRASFQKVLIGVNASVVGILLAAFYDPVIKSAINSGEDFALAAILFALLSIWKFPAWMIVGIGIIGGYLIQIISSF; via the coding sequence ATGCCTGGTAAACACTCTTTCAAAACCTTTATTGAAATTCTTCTCGTATCAACGCGACTGGGTTTAACCTCATTTGGAGGTCCTGTTGCGCATCTTGCTTATTTTAAGGATGAATATGTTGATCGAAGGAAGTGGCTTGATGACAAAATGTATGCTGACATCATTGCACTATGTCAATTTTTGCCGGGACCTGCTAGCAGTCAAGTTGGAATAGCAATCGGTATGATGCGGGGTGGGATGTTTGGTGGCTTTCTATCATGGTTTGGCTTCACAGTTCCTTCTATCATCATTCTTGTCATCTTTGCCCTGCTTTATCAAACCTTTTCGCTTGGTGATGGGACATTTATTCATAGCTTAAAAATTGTTGCGGCAGCAGTCGTGCTTCATGCCATTATTGGATTAGGTAAGAAATTAACACCGGATCGAACGAGGATTGGAATCGCCTTAGCCGCAGCTCTCATCATGCTACTCTATCCGTCTGCATGGATGCAGCTTCTTGTTATCGCAGGAGCTGGGCTAATAGGTTTACGTTTTTTTAACGACAAAACAGAAACAACCGTAAAACCCTTTCCCGTTTCTATATCAAAAAAAGTTGGTATTAGCTCGCTAGCCTTGTTAGGTACGCTCTTAATCGTTCTACCAATTCTTAACCGTTTAACAGATCATGCGCTTCTCAATTTATTTGACACGTTCTTTCGAGTAGGTGCGCTTGTATTCGGAGGAGGACATGTCGTCCTACCGATGATTGAACGAGAAATCGTTCCCCAGGGTCTTCTTTCAAGCGATCAATTCCTTGCAGGTTATGGAATGGCCCAAGCAGTTCCAGGTCCACTGTTTACGTTCGCAAGCTATCTCGGTACGATGCTAGGAGGCATTACGGGAGCAATCGTCGTCACAATAGCGATATTCTTACCGTCCTTTCTACTGATTACAGCTGCCCTCCCATTTCTAAATGAATTACGAAAGCGGGCTTCATTTCAAAAAGTTTTAATTGGCGTGAACGCTAGTGTGGTAGGTATTTTATTAGCGGCCTTTTATGACCCTGTTATTAAAAGCGCAATTAATTCAGGAGAAGATTTCGCCCTTGCCGCGATTTTATTCGCTCTACTCTCAATATGGAAGTTCCCAGCCTGGATGATCGTTGGTATAGGCATCATCGGCGGGTATCTCATTCAAATCATCAGTTCATTCTAA
- a CDS encoding MDR family MFS transporter has translation MEEKETYEFLADDPNFNVKPVMISLIIGAFFAILNETLLNIALTTLMEKFSVTPATVQWMATGFLLVMGILTPVSALLLQSYTTRQMFLGTMTIFTIGTVICAIAPTFAILLSGRLLQAVGTGLLIPIVFNTFLLIFPPERRGSVMGTIGLVIMFAPAIGPTLSGVIVDNLGWRYLFITVIPFALFSIGFGYKFLRNVGEVTKPKVDILSILFSTLGFGGVVLGFSFAGEGEVGFLAPQVFLPLVIGVVSLIIFVLRQLKLKEPMLDVRVFKYPMFTVAVLLFIIIIMAMFSSEIILPMYMQGPLGLSPQTAGLILLPGALLNGLMSPVMGKLFDKFGPRKLIIPAALVLTGVMFVFSTVKVDTSIVLIVSTYILLMLSISAIMMPAQTNGLNGLPKNLYPHGTAIMNTLQPVSGAIGVSVFISIMTTRQQTYLDNAANPADPTTISQSLVSGVELVYLVAFGFAAAGFLISLFIRKAMPEDRAGQTESKAVND, from the coding sequence ATGGAGGAAAAGGAAACGTATGAATTCCTAGCTGATGATCCCAATTTTAATGTTAAACCAGTCATGATCTCGCTTATCATCGGGGCTTTTTTTGCTATCTTAAATGAAACTCTATTAAATATTGCATTAACAACGTTAATGGAGAAGTTTAGCGTCACACCTGCCACTGTCCAATGGATGGCAACCGGCTTCTTGCTAGTAATGGGAATTTTAACACCGGTTTCCGCACTTCTGCTACAGTCCTATACGACGAGACAGATGTTTCTTGGCACAATGACGATTTTTACGATCGGAACCGTTATATGTGCAATCGCGCCGACTTTCGCTATCCTTTTAAGCGGTAGGCTGTTACAAGCGGTGGGTACAGGATTATTAATTCCAATCGTTTTTAACACATTTTTACTCATTTTCCCTCCAGAACGCCGGGGAAGTGTGATGGGAACGATCGGTCTCGTGATTATGTTTGCGCCGGCCATTGGTCCAACCCTTTCAGGCGTGATTGTGGACAACCTTGGTTGGAGATATTTGTTTATTACCGTTATTCCTTTCGCGCTGTTTTCGATTGGATTCGGCTACAAGTTCCTTCGTAATGTTGGTGAGGTAACGAAGCCTAAAGTTGATATTCTTTCGATACTCTTCTCCACATTAGGATTTGGAGGCGTTGTACTTGGATTTAGTTTTGCGGGTGAGGGTGAGGTTGGCTTCTTAGCCCCGCAAGTCTTTTTACCTCTTGTAATTGGGGTTGTTTCCCTGATTATCTTTGTACTTCGTCAGTTGAAATTAAAAGAGCCAATGCTTGATGTACGAGTCTTTAAATATCCGATGTTTACAGTTGCCGTCTTGCTCTTTATTATCATTATAATGGCGATGTTCTCATCTGAAATTATTTTACCGATGTACATGCAGGGTCCACTTGGATTATCGCCACAAACAGCCGGATTGATTCTACTGCCTGGTGCGCTGTTAAATGGCTTAATGTCACCAGTAATGGGGAAGTTATTCGATAAGTTTGGACCAAGGAAATTAATTATTCCTGCTGCTCTTGTATTGACCGGTGTTATGTTCGTGTTTAGTACAGTGAAGGTTGATACATCCATTGTGTTAATTGTTTCCACTTATATTTTGCTCATGCTTTCGATTTCAGCAATCATGATGCCAGCTCAAACGAATGGACTTAATGGACTTCCAAAAAATCTTTATCCACACGGTACGGCTATCATGAATACGCTACAACCTGTTTCAGGAGCAATTGGCGTCTCTGTTTTCATTAGCATTATGACAACACGTCAACAGACTTATCTCGATAATGCTGCTAACCCAGCAGACCCAACAACTATTAGTCAGTCCCTCGTGTCGGGAGTGGAACTTGTCTATCTTGTTGCATTCGGTTTTGCTGCAGCTGGCTTTCTTATTTCATTATTTATTCGTAAAGCAATGCCTGAAGATCGAGCAGGTCAAACTGAATCAAAAGCGGTTAATGACTAA
- the rbsB gene encoding ribose ABC transporter substrate-binding protein RbsB, translating to MKKLLPFLLSLSLLVLGACSLQPPEWAKPSQETDIEDIKIGLSVSTLNNPFFVSMKDGVEAEAKEQGMDIVVVDAQNDAAKQISDVEDLIQQGVDVLLINPTDSAAISTAVQSANSLGIPVVTLDRSAEKGDVATLVSSDNEKGGEMAGEFLVEQLGEGAKIAELEGVPGASATRERGKGFHNIADEKLDVVAKQTANFDRTEGLNTMENLLQGNPDIEAVFAHNDEMALGALQAIQSSGKDILVVGFDGNEDAINSIQDGKLSATVAQQPEQIGSLAVQAGVDVLKGNEVDETIPVPLKLVTEETK from the coding sequence ATGAAAAAGTTACTGCCATTCCTGCTCAGTTTGTCATTGCTTGTGCTTGGAGCATGTTCGCTTCAGCCGCCTGAATGGGCAAAGCCGAGTCAGGAGACAGATATAGAGGATATTAAAATTGGTTTATCCGTTTCAACGTTAAATAATCCCTTTTTCGTATCGATGAAAGATGGGGTAGAAGCGGAAGCGAAAGAACAAGGCATGGACATTGTTGTCGTAGATGCGCAAAATGATGCGGCAAAGCAAATTAGCGATGTTGAAGATCTGATTCAGCAGGGTGTCGATGTATTATTGATTAATCCAACCGATTCAGCAGCGATTTCAACGGCGGTCCAATCAGCGAATAGCCTGGGTATTCCAGTCGTTACGCTTGACCGCTCTGCCGAGAAAGGCGATGTAGCCACTCTTGTTTCTTCGGATAATGAAAAAGGCGGAGAGATGGCTGGCGAGTTTTTAGTTGAGCAGTTAGGAGAAGGGGCAAAAATAGCTGAGCTTGAAGGAGTACCCGGTGCATCGGCTACTCGTGAACGCGGGAAAGGGTTCCACAACATTGCAGATGAGAAGCTAGATGTTGTTGCAAAACAGACAGCTAATTTCGATCGTACAGAAGGTTTAAATACGATGGAAAACTTGCTTCAAGGTAATCCTGATATCGAAGCGGTATTTGCCCACAATGACGAGATGGCGCTTGGAGCTCTCCAGGCTATTCAAAGTTCGGGGAAAGACATTCTCGTTGTTGGATTCGATGGAAATGAAGATGCGATTAATAGTATTCAAGATGGAAAGCTATCAGCGACTGTTGCACAGCAACCTGAACAAATAGGTTCACTCGCCGTTCAGGCAGGTGTTGATGTATTAAAAGGGAACGAAGTCGATGAAACAATTCCGGTTCCATTAAAGCTAGTAACGGAAGAAACAAAGTAA
- a CDS encoding phosphotransferase enzyme family protein has translation MEAWIEAMFSETYVDEAIVRFGIQVSNIRKLGDFENYVYEVKEIERTWILRFTHSSHRTLEEIKSELLWVNQLSGAGVQVARAYPSIKNEMVELILTEKGTFYACLFERVPGNAIKVNDDLFGPALFEAWGKEIGKMHRFSMKNKVSLIRARWDEGDLLQFDRYLSKPEDARIIIEGKRLIEEIQTFHETGNTFGLIHSDVHHGNFHYDGNAIHLFDFDDAMYHYYVSDLAIPVYYAVWQKCGTSSFTERSSFATAFLRSFLKGYREEVKVSYEWLKTLPYFIRLRDFELYTVFHKKYDVTKLNAKEKAMLDGIRERLIHSELIAEPALEDREKWIEST, from the coding sequence ATGGAAGCCTGGATTGAAGCAATGTTCTCCGAAACGTACGTGGATGAAGCGATTGTTCGATTTGGTATTCAAGTATCGAATATAAGAAAGCTAGGCGATTTTGAAAACTATGTTTATGAAGTCAAAGAGATTGAAAGGACATGGATCCTTCGTTTTACTCATAGCTCTCACCGTACTCTTGAAGAAATAAAATCCGAACTCCTGTGGGTCAATCAATTAAGCGGTGCAGGCGTTCAAGTGGCACGCGCCTACCCTTCTATAAAGAATGAAATGGTAGAACTAATCTTAACAGAGAAGGGGACGTTTTATGCTTGTTTATTTGAAAGGGTGCCTGGAAATGCGATTAAAGTAAATGACGACTTGTTTGGACCCGCTCTATTCGAAGCATGGGGAAAAGAGATTGGGAAGATGCACCGTTTTTCGATGAAGAACAAGGTTTCATTAATACGAGCGAGATGGGATGAAGGTGACTTGCTTCAGTTCGACCGGTATCTCTCCAAACCTGAAGATGCAAGAATCATAATTGAAGGGAAAAGACTGATCGAAGAAATCCAGACGTTTCATGAAACAGGAAATACGTTTGGTCTCATTCACTCCGATGTCCATCACGGAAACTTTCATTACGATGGCAATGCAATTCATCTATTTGATTTCGACGATGCGATGTATCATTATTATGTGAGTGATCTTGCGATTCCTGTCTATTATGCGGTTTGGCAAAAATGTGGAACCTCGTCTTTTACAGAACGATCGAGCTTTGCTACAGCATTTTTACGTTCCTTTTTGAAAGGGTATCGAGAAGAAGTAAAGGTCTCTTATGAATGGCTTAAAACGCTTCCTTATTTTATTCGATTAAGAGATTTTGAACTCTATACTGTATTTCATAAAAAATACGATGTGACTAAGTTGAATGCAAAAGAGAAAGCCATGTTAGACGGCATCCGTGAACGATTGATTCACTCTGAATTAATTGCAGAGCCTGCATTAGAGGATCGAGAGAAGTGGATTGAAAGCACGTAA
- a CDS encoding Na-translocating system protein MpsC family protein, which yields MERKSNEAEIASYVGKLLRDNFGKGPSSVYVSIQEPYMTIYFRDFLAPMERVLVDQKEDMRVEETRDLLIQGLLPEIKASIRVMTGIEIQSFYHDWSLQNRSGVIVGVMNNINEMEGKALPEYDKKERVHEEIIRVSMLAEKAPEKVDSCMLNDRTLVVLRDGILVRIEKELIRDGFEEQLKLSKRRLEKSLLHDQQFESILSTKVEDIFVDWDFNLDKSYITLILKPNR from the coding sequence ATGGAACGTAAGTCAAATGAAGCTGAAATTGCGAGTTATGTCGGCAAACTGTTAAGAGATAACTTTGGGAAAGGCCCATCATCGGTTTACGTATCGATACAGGAACCGTATATGACAATATATTTTCGCGATTTTCTGGCACCGATGGAACGAGTACTAGTGGATCAGAAAGAAGATATGCGTGTTGAAGAAACGCGCGATTTGCTGATTCAAGGCTTGTTACCTGAAATTAAAGCATCCATTCGAGTGATGACTGGTATTGAAATCCAGTCATTTTATCATGATTGGTCTCTTCAAAATCGCTCAGGAGTTATTGTTGGTGTCATGAATAACATCAATGAAATGGAAGGTAAAGCACTTCCTGAATATGATAAAAAAGAACGCGTTCATGAGGAAATTATTCGAGTCAGTATGCTTGCGGAAAAAGCACCAGAGAAAGTAGACTCCTGCATGCTAAATGACCGAACGCTCGTCGTGCTTCGGGATGGTATTCTCGTTCGCATAGAGAAAGAGTTAATTCGCGATGGTTTTGAAGAACAATTAAAATTATCGAAAAGACGGCTTGAGAAAAGCTTGCTTCATGATCAACAATTTGAATCGATCCTTTCTACAAAAGTAGAAGATATTTTTGTAGACTGGGATTTTAATCTAGATAAAAGCTATATTACATTAATCCTTAAACCAAACAGATAA
- the rbsC gene encoding ribose ABC transporter permease RbsC: protein MNNSMKTNHVGNVMQKLGPLLGLLVLVATVSILNPSFLEPLNLLNLLRQVAINALIAYGMTFVILTGGIDLSVGSILALSSALMAGMMVSGIDPILAILIGSLLGAAMGMVNGLLITKGKMAPFIATLATMTLFRGLTLVYTDGNPITGLGDSYAFQLFGRGYFLGIPVPAITMLLSFAVLWVILHKTPFGRKTYAIGGNEKAALISGIKVNRMKVMIYSLAGLLSALAGAILTSRLNSAQPTAGTSYELDAIAAVVLGGTSLSGGRGLIIGTLIGALIIGTLNNGLNLLGVSSFFQMVVKGVVIIIAVLIDRKKAA from the coding sequence ATGAATAATTCAATGAAAACAAATCATGTTGGTAATGTGATGCAAAAGCTAGGACCACTATTAGGTTTACTTGTGCTTGTTGCAACCGTTTCTATCTTAAATCCAAGTTTTTTAGAACCACTTAATTTATTGAATTTACTTCGACAAGTGGCAATTAATGCGCTTATTGCTTACGGAATGACATTTGTTATTTTAACAGGCGGAATAGATTTATCGGTTGGTTCGATTTTAGCACTCTCAAGTGCACTGATGGCTGGCATGATGGTGTCAGGAATTGACCCGATTTTGGCGATACTCATAGGTTCTTTGCTAGGAGCTGCCATGGGTATGGTGAATGGACTGTTGATTACGAAAGGAAAAATGGCTCCGTTTATCGCAACGCTTGCAACGATGACTTTATTCCGAGGATTAACGCTCGTCTATACAGATGGGAATCCGATTACGGGGCTTGGCGATAGCTATGCTTTCCAGCTTTTCGGAAGAGGCTATTTCCTTGGTATCCCAGTTCCGGCGATCACGATGTTACTATCATTCGCTGTTCTCTGGGTAATTCTTCATAAAACACCGTTCGGGCGTAAAACGTATGCTATCGGTGGAAATGAGAAAGCGGCTCTTATTTCAGGTATTAAAGTGAATCGCATGAAAGTGATGATTTATTCTCTAGCTGGTCTACTTTCAGCTTTAGCAGGAGCAATTCTAACGTCAAGATTGAACTCAGCACAACCAACTGCAGGAACATCGTACGAGCTTGATGCAATCGCGGCAGTTGTGCTTGGCGGAACAAGCCTTTCCGGAGGTCGAGGTTTAATTATTGGAACATTAATCGGTGCACTGATTATTGGTACGTTAAATAACGGATTAAATTTGCTTGGTGTATCTTCTTTCTTCCAGATGGTTGTCAAAGGTGTTGTTATTATCATTGCTGTGTTGATTGATCGTAAAAAAGCAGCTTAG